The Drosophila subobscura isolate 14011-0131.10 chromosome A, UCBerk_Dsub_1.0, whole genome shotgun sequence genome includes the window tagagcgatataaaaagagagacagagacagttTCGATGAGTCAGGCGATAGTTTCAGATTCAGTAAAGTTTCCTTCTTTGATATGGTGATATAGTTCAAGCTCTGTGGTGGAGATAGGGAGGGTGTCTCAATAAATGGTTCATGTTGATATTTGTGTTCAAATTTGTTCTGTCCCtagtgtggagtgtgggtgGCTGTCACTGATCTAGTGTGGGTCTAAGGGATGAAATGAGTGAAGGTAGCCATTGAAAGAGTTGGTGCAGCACCCACATGGGACATGACATGTCGCTTTCAGAAGCAAAAATATGACTATTTCAACAACTTTTTATATATCTATCTAGTGTATTCAGTTAGTTAGAGagtaattatttatttatgcgtgGGTATTTTTTTTCGATTATCAACAGTTAGTAGCTGTCTCTTCAAAGCGCTCACTCAGCAAAAATTTAGCGAATACAATAATAAGTAAGTAGTAACGCTCAGCGacaaaatggaaacttttgaatttattttgcacaagACAAAAGTATGCAGCCTGACTGCAGGCCTGGATATTTTATAAAACTTGCACGCTTTTAGAAAGTTTTCTTCGTATAAAGAACTGATTCAACCTAATTTTTGTCTCGTGCAAAGTACAGCATGACAGTCGGTCCGTTATGCTCAATATATgcgtatgtatttgtatttgtagaaGTATTAGCATACATCTATCTACATATTGagtaatgtacatatgtatgtacatatatccaaatCAATATCGGAGagttctctctctatctcgctTTGATTTATAATTACTTTTCAATAAACTCCAACTTACGATTAGATGGAAATCGGTTGAGTCTCGATACTTATGCAATACAGTGGAATAtcaaaaattgtaaatgttCAGAAGTTAGAACCGTTTATTTTAATGTATTAAATTAAGAATCAAAATGCAtgttcaaaaatgttttaagaagtaaaatttgtttatgtaaTTTTAGATTTCTTTAACTAAAATAGCCCGCTGAACAAGTATTTGTAATTTGTGAGATTCCACTgaatttataaacaatttgcattggataagatttaatattattttacacACGCTTTTATCCATAGGAGGCTGAACTGACCCTcgacatgcatatgtatacccggtactcgaagagtaaatagggtatattgtatttgtgcgaataacggttgtatgtaacgaacagaaggaaacgtttccgaccccataaagtatatttattcttgatcagtctgtccgtccatccgtccgtccgtctgtccgtctgtccgtcctgatgagcgcttctgccgcgtctctgccgtgactctgcagtgtgttgctctaggggagggtggcgagctaaaggagcgtgttggcgtgagtagtgttgttgatgtagatgacagatgaagaaaaaatgttaaatttgacaaataaccgctaaggtgcagatgtagtactgagtgccgggtataaaagttgtgacgcgtaagaagcgtctcacacgtcccttcttgatttatgtatgtatgtatgtatatctccgtttttgtacaaatatgtacatatatattattaaatatgtttttgtttcatttgacATAAATTGGCGTTCttttgttaataatttgtttaatttgtgaaTTTTAGagctttgcatttttctttgaatGCTCTGGCTTTtgataatttaaatatttatccacACTAAACAGACAAATATATATCCTTACTCAGATATAAGTACatgtattcatatttattttttgttaatatGAAATAAGGATCCGATTTGTGAATTTTTTTCGGGAGCATTCCTTgcattgttttttgcactGGGTGTGTTTTAATGGTTGTGTCGGTGTGCCTGCTAATGTGTGTGTAGGGTGTATGAGTATCGATTCAAACCAAGATCCACATACATTGCTGTAGTTTTTGCTGTGAATCTGAGGGATTGGGTGGAGTTCGTTGTCTCATATCACTGACTAGCTCCTTCTTCCGTTCCCATTGATGTTCTGCCTCAGCTTCCATTCCCATTATGGACCACCCCAACAGATTTTAACGCAACTACAAATATTGCAGTTAATCACCACCTAAACTTAACGCCTGGACTATACGTGGATCAGCTTTACTTCCCTCGCGGAACTCCTCGAGAGTGAGGCGGTCGTCATGGTTCTTGTCCATCTGATCGAAGATCTTGTCCACCCGCTTTTGCGGCGTATTCTCATCCTctgtctgcggctgctggcccTGCAATCGAGTGATTAATGTCTATGTATTCCCTTTTCAAAGAGACGGCTGAAAGAGAAAGCAACTTACGACCATCTGGTAGATGGCATCCACAATGTTGTACATTTCCTCGCGTGTTATGTAACCGTCGTTGTCCACATCATACAAACGGAAGGCCCCTGGTAAGAGGTGGATTATCATTATGACAGAGTGAGTAAGGTTTGAATACAATCAATACTTACAATGCAGCTTCTCATCCAAATTTCCCCTAGATGTTATCGACAAGGCCCGTATGAACTCCTCGAACTCGATGGCCCCATcctgaatataaataaaaataagaattaaGCCATTGTATTATAATTATACACAGAATAATAGAATGACTATGAAACTCTTACGAGGTTCGTACTTTCCAGTACTTAAATGCTCTTGTCTTGATTAAAATGCTTACGTTATTCTCATCGAAGACTCGGAATACCAAAGAAGCAAATTTGCTGGGGTCTCCATCTGGGAAAAATTGCTTATAGATTTTGATAAAGCCCtgaggaaaaaaagaaaacagataaaaaatagagagagagagaaaaaaaacacaagtaCTTGTTAGAAAAGTTAATAATTTTCTGCTGACCCTATGCACAACTTCAGTCGACTGGGTTTCGTTACGAAGTCAGAGGAGTAAGACACATAAAATAGCATTAGAGTAAATATGTTGAAATTTTCTAGCTAAGTGAAAATAACGACTCGTGTGGGTGACTGGTGGATGGTGGAATGGATGGTACGAGTAAGTGTAAGCTAAGTAAACtgaaatatatgaatatgtatgtatgtatgtacagtatgAAAAGCTGGCTAGGAATGGTAAGTCTGGAGCACAGAAAAAAGACGACTTCAAATTgtccaaccaaataaaattgtacacCGCTGTCGCATTAATTTGTTCGCTCGGTCCATGCGAAAGTTCCCCAGATTCGGTCCTTAAAAAGCCGCAGATAGTGAAAGATCAAACGGGTGGGTGTGCAGTGTAGTGTTTACGCTCCtataaaatgttgtttatcAAGGCTGATTGTTTTGCGATAAGTAACTTAGCTGGATTGATGCTCGTTTATAAGTTTACTCGAATTACGGTTTGTTTTGAGTGCCATGACaacgatgaggatgatgatgttgaAAATGAACTATGATGTCGGATGGATGGTAAAACGTTTGGGTACTCACTTGTTCGGTCAGCAAACCATTTGGACAGTCTTTCAAAAAACCTTTGTGCCTATCGTTGGTGTTAGAGGTCAGAGATCGGGATAGCGAATAGCATAGCACATAGAGGTCACAGAACAGATagccgaaaaaagaaaaggcagaaCCAGCAACCaggaggagagagaaaaacaaattagcaccagagagcgatagagaatGGTAGAAAGACAGAAATATAAGTGAACCGACCAAGAAATATAGAACAAAAtcatatttaaacaaatagtTTTGGAGCTCATAAAACATGAAAGAGAAATATTCACAAACGAAAACGTTTTTCCCAGACAGTTAACAAcgtgaagaaaaagaaaatctgAAAGTCTGAAGTGCTTTCCTCatagaattcaattaaaattcaattaaaatttccgTTTGTGAACAAGATCGTCtgcttaaattaaaataacttCAATCgataaacaattatttgttcGTGTAGCTTACCATTGTCGAATTTCCTTTTCGGTGACTGCAATAAAGAGAGAAATTCAGGATTAGTTAAGCGAGAGCTCAACCAATGCGGGAGAGTCTTCGCGAACACCTTCCCCTATTTCTGATATTTATGAGTAAAgtgcaattgaaatttgtatcCCAGCTACAGAGGTGTGATACGAGAAGCGAAATTATAAACGGATCCATTCCCCTGTCGCCAGCCAGCGAGTCATTCAACCAGGATTATAGTCTACTTTGAAGCGCATGCGGCACTCTCCTGGTTGAGATGAGATAGTGAAACGGACAAAGTGAAAAGCactttcaaaattaaaaagaaaaacgacaTACAGAGGTGATAGAGACGTTCTTAATGATCTACTCCAGGCAGTGAAACACGTTAACCCCTGCAAAAACTCTTGGTCATACACTGCGAGCAACTGTATCTTTGAGATTAGAGATCAAGCAATTGGTCAGAAATATTACATCTTCTTTTCTGCATCTAAAATCATTTCGCGCAGTGTGTCTTCTCTCAcgcaattgaaatttgcacGGTCTCGGCCTAGCCGCAGCCAGTATCCGAATAACCAGGCATAGCCAGTGAGACCCACGACCCTCCCATTTGACACCGCACCACAAAAAAACCTTTTTACAAGTCTGCGCACGCCATCGCGTTCCAGGGGTAAGTGAGCTCCAAGGAGCGTTATCCTACCCAACAGCGACTGCGGCAAGATGAATAATACATGTGTAGTGGGGTCCTTTCTGGCAGCACCCCCTGCAAGTCCTTCACCGCCTTTACTCTGCCGTGCATGAGTATATTTGTACAGCGACGGCAGCTGTCAAGCAAATTAGTTCGCACTGATACCTAAAGTCCCTTCTCCAtctgccagcagctccttttCTCTGGGTCGAAGCTTTCGACATCCTTGCCGCTGCATCGATCCTTTTTGCGTATATGCATAGCGGTATGACATGGTTATAATCATTGGCTATCGATGATGACGAACCTCACAAAATACCTTTTTGCAGGGATGTAATTATGTCGAtttttttatgcacatttttatgtgcatttcTGCACTTACTTGCTCTTCAGTTCCTGGGATGCCTTGTCTCCCATCCCAGCGCCCACCTTAAGCCAAAGTTTCTTTAGGGCGCGTACcgttatttaatttttttgggcTACCCAGAGCGGGCGGAGCTGAGCAGAGGGCTCCTTAAAATGAAGGCCACAAAGCCTTTggtatttttttcattttattttaaactcATTTAATTTCATCTTTGGCACATGCATACAGATATGCATACAGACCTAAGGAATAGAGAGTGATTGTATGTATCTCCTTTGCTATTATTTCCGTAATAACTCTTGCATACTTAGATACTGTCTGTTTCAAGTTAACATAAGAAACTAAttcttgaatgaaaatttttTATGTTATCATTGTCAATAACTAACTCAGCACATGAGAGCCTCGCTCTTCGTCAGTGCTCAGGCACTAAGAAACCTAATACAAAGTTATAGAATTGGTAGTTCTAGTTTGCCTAGTACTCAAAAGAACGCATCGACTTTTCTTTGGCAAATTTAaaccacatatgtacatatgtatgtacatgtttaCGTATACATACGCACATTCGCTGTGCACAAGAGGGTAAATTTATGGCAAGGACTTGCCGCTGGGTGTAGCTGTGGCCACATGCTAATTAATGAATGGGACCTGGAAAAAGGGCCAAAACGATCTTTAAATTAGCTGCATGCGGGCtacgcacacagagagagggaaagcgCTGCAGCAGGTGGGGCAAGACTAGGGCCACGGGGAGTGTGAGCCTTGAACCGAAACCCACAGCCGAAACCCACCCGAGCCATAGGGGCAAACGTAAGCTCTTCCAACTCGTTGACTTAACCATGCGTTCGCATGTCGCCATGAGGCAGAAAAAAACCTGATGCCAACTCCACAGCCAGTCAGTAAAAATGAGCAGTGAACAGTGAAGTCAGGAGTGGTAGATGAGAGAGGAAGATATTTTCAGCAATAGAAGAATTGATCAGCTTACGGCAgttactctctctctatctctcttacTCACCTCTCTATTCTCTACTCATTCCGAAATGCATTCGAAGTCATTGAGCTTTTTTCAGTTCAGTTGCGCTCCTCCACCTAGTCATTTACCGCTTCTTTTTCCTTAGGCACCTCTCCGCAGactctttgcctttgcctttccgCAGGCAGAGaagaagagcgaagagcgctctctctctcctagTCATTTACTGTTCCTTTTGACTTCGCACTCCTATTTGAGTCATCTCTCTGCAGGCCAAGAAGAAGAGCGAAGAAGATTGAGCAGAGAAGAGCGAAATTTAGGCGACGCAATTCTGAGCCGCATTCTCCCATTTACATATAATTCAATCGCTGGTCATTGCAAGTCAGCGCCCGAGTTTTGGGTCGGTAAAAAGCGGTAAAGTGGAAAAATATATGGGACAAAATTGTCACGAAGTTTATTCAATCCCCGATTTGTGTGCAAATTACCTACTTATCTAGTCCGACAACGCAACTTGTGTTTGATATTGAGCTACCCTGGgaattttatatatgtatatgtacctCTCACGTTAAAAGCTACAAGAAATGAGTGCAGGTGCTGATTGAATGATTTAGTGGATGAATCAAAGTAGGAAATAGGCGGTACTCACAGTATGTGTCCGTTGTCAGGCGATCGATGGTGTCCTGCTTCAATTTCGAGTTCTTCTTGCCCATCTTACAGTTGCTTCCAGCTGATAATCTTTTTTTGGCCTGCTACACTCTTGTTAAGCTCCTGCGTCTGGCTAAGTTTCAGACTCGAGACGACTGTGGTAGCTTTGACAGGTGATTGGAAGCACGTGTCTTATCCTGATTGGGCCTCAGTTCGATCTGCAAAGAAAAGTGGCAGCAGATTTAAGATTGTCATCATGCccatcatcgccatcgtcaGTGGCCCAAACGAGTCACTGCGCTGGACTGGACATTTTCAAGGCGAAACGATTTTTATCGTGCTGCATCCACACCAGAGGCTATgcgctgcaccagcagcatcaccaccTGCCATGGTCAGAGGCACCTTCACCCTAGGGCCTCCTACCCATGATAAATAGCGAAAGGTACTTTGATATTTAAGCACGGCGATGGCGAGTTTTGTTCTATAGTTACACAACCATCCATGCAGCCTTCCACCCCACGCATTCAACATCACCGAAAACAAGGCAAagaacaacgacaacgaaggcacaggcaaaaacaacagcaaaaacagcagcagcccaggtACTAGGCACAATAGACTAGAGAACCGTGCTCTGAGCTCCCTAGCTGAGAGGAGGGAGTCCATCCATCAACTCAACCCATTCACGGATCAGGTGGGACGGCTCCTTTAATGAAGAATCCTTGAGTGTATTTGGTATTCGTCTTGAACGGGGGGGCTACGTGTTTGTTCTACCTTTTGTGGTGGCGCAACGACAGAGATGACGACAATGCCAGCAACGCTGTCTACAAGTTTcttctatatacatacatataaataagtatgtatggtggtgtgtgtgtatgtacttgcgtaattaaaattttaataatttcgcAGGCAAGTTTTTGCCAGCTTTCCTTCTCCTGCACCTGCCTCCTGCGAAGGAGGGgaagaaaaacttttgtaaTTCCTTGTTGCCACTTGACAAGGAAATTGCGTGAGACTTTAATTGACTTTGGATTGCCGATGACAGACGGAGGCAGAGATTCCCCCAACGTGTAGGGCAATAATCCTAATTTATGGTCACATAAAGTGTCCCAGCAGTCATTCGACTCCACGGCATGGCCGCGCAGAAAACGAACAATTTGACAAAAACTTTCATAACGCAATCGTAAAGAAGCTGTCCTGCCTCGGGCCTGGCCATCACACTATCTGCCATGTTTGCCGTTTTACGAGTTGCGGGCAAATGGAAGCCCAGGCCCGGGCGGAAGCTGGAAAGGACATGACACAGATGGCGCAACATTTGATCAAATATCGCCAGTACCAACTAAAGCTCTATCTTTAATACACATATGGACTGGTACAACAACGACATAGACACGAAAAGGTACAGAGACAGGGAAACGAAGCTGTCGGGACGACAACAAGTCTCGATGGCTGTGCCCAAAGTTGACTACAGTGGAGGGAGAATGCAACAGTCCGAAGCAAATCCAACTTCAAACTACACAAATCAGTGAAAATATCAAGATGCAAGAGCTATTCGGAAGGGTAGGACCAGAATCAGAAATAggcaaaaaaaggaataagTATTAAGAAGTTTTGGACAGAATATAAGGCTGTGGCACTAGCATATAATGGGTCCATGAGCCTACTCATTTAATAAAGTGAAAATTGCTACGCCAGATAATCAATTTGAAAGatattttttggcagccaTTGAACGCCACTAGCCTCACATGAAGCCTCGGACCGGACGAGGCAATCGCATCAAAAATGGCCTGCAAAAATGCAGGGGAGATGATGCCGACCCTGAATGGTGGACAGGGATGAGGGACTGTGGGCTTGCAGGATGACAGGCCAGGTTGCCGGTGATGCAACTGCTAACGAGCAGAGCTCTGAGTCCAGACCATCGCCCTGACCTTTTCCTGTCCATTCACCACGTCCACATTCTTGCCACATTCATGTCCCAGTCCCTGCATCCCTGAAGTTGTCGGAAGTTGTTTGTACCAACGGCTTAGGGCGCCTGTCTGTTTCCAATTCCGTGTTTCTGTCAGAATCGGAAAttgcaaagaaagaaaattgaaCATACTGTAAGGCGCCTCAGTGCTCAGTTCTGGTCACAGTGTTAGTCATGGCTCAGACTTCGGCTCGAAACTCTTTTAATTCAGACTCAGAGTAAGCACCTCATATGCCCATGGTAATAGTTCGTGGGTACGGGAAATTCTCATGAGTTATTTCCAAATTTCCCAAAGACGCTCGCTATCATTAAGTCTTTTCTTTACAGAGAATCCTTTTCACTCTTCCACTTTTTAATAGAATTTGTAAGCAAGCAACCAGCTAGCAGCAACCACCCAGGACAGTGACTCCGTAGGGGTAGTCTACATGGATCTTTGGAGAGTTGTTCTCTCCGGTTaataaattctttttgtgaattatgcaaataaaagaaacaaaagcaagcagtGCTTGAAATTAGTACTCAAATATCCTCTTTGGGGGTCGAATGAACGATAGAGGAACACCcacgagcacacacatacatacatacatacatacacattcaTTTGTACGTGGCAAGCGGCAAAGGAGAAATCTGACATGTGAGCGAAATTTACATAACctctttcattttgatttgattattttcattcaatttattaaGCCAGGTGAACGGCTGAGCAGGATGCAACTACAACAAGAAGGTGGAGACGCAACAAGATATGGGGAGTTGATGGAGGTGGGACTATCCGAAGCAGGgatgcagcaaaaggaaaatcatagaaaaaaaaccgcGAGTGGAATAAAGCAAATCGTGGACGTCGCACAGTGGGATGGTTGGCCATTTCAGCTTGCTAAATTCGAAACAGattttaaattgaatgcaatGTCTAAAAGCTTTAGTTGAACTTCCTATCCAGGTAAAATTATcatttataattgaaaaacttaAAACGGTTAATTTATATCTCTGGTCATAGATATAAAGATTTCCCATTAGGGTAGGTACTTAGAGAGGTAGTTAAGTGGAGCAGCTCACAACATTAGGAGAAAGAATTAGTGGAAAAGGTAAGGACTAGCTGGCATAAAAGAGAAGAATCGATTTGCCGCGACAGAAACTGATCATCAGAATCTGAAGCAGAAAAAAGTGTTGGCAAGGGGGAACAGAGATGAGAAATAATCAGCTAAATCCAAACCCAACAAAATCTGtagaaagaagagaagagaaagagtgtATGATAGGGGTAACAGGTAAGAAAAACAGCctcaccaaaaaaaagcataaattCAGTATTTTATCACCTACGCGGTGAAAGGTGGAATGGAAactgcataaatataaaacataaGCATACgactatacatatatacatatgtatgtacaaacatatgtacatacatgcatatatgcatatgtaagtACGATTATCTGCATGTACATAGAAACTGAATGCTGGTTATTACAGTGCCGCGGCACACGGGTCGTCTCCCAAGGATTCTGTTGGTCTAATAATATTTGAGTGGTGTAAAGTATATCTGAGTGCATAAGTGTGT containing:
- the LOC117895051 gene encoding frequenin-1 gives rise to the protein MGKKNSKLKQDTIDRLTTDTYFTEKEIRQWHKGFLKDCPNGLLTEQGFIKIYKQFFPDGDPSKFASLVFRVFDENNDGAIEFEEFIRALSITSRGNLDEKLHWAFRLYDVDNDGYITREEMYNIVDAIYQMVGQQPQTEDENTPQKRVDKIFDQMDKNHDDRLTLEEFREGSKADPRIVQALSLGGD